A genomic window from Martelella lutilitoris includes:
- the nuoN gene encoding NADH-quinone oxidoreductase subunit NuoN, with the protein MTSELLLSSLKLIMPELILSIGAMVLLMIGAFAGRKSGQVIVGLSVFLLIAAFVALFWAGSGTAFNGSLTFNAFTRFMQVLVLIGAALSMILSVGHEEPEYLDRFEFPVLMLLSTTGMMLMVSANDMLAFYMGLELMSLPLYVIAAINRDSLRSTEAGLKYFVLGSLSSGMLLYGISLIYGFTGNIGFEAIATQISLGETGLGFIFGMVFVLAGITFKISAVPFHMWTPDVYEGAPTPVTAFFASAPKVAAMAIIIRLLIDAFGPAIDQWRQVVVFIAIASMVLGAFAAIGQRNIKRLMAYSSITHMGYALVGLAAGTEVGVSGVAIYMAIYLFMTLGAFAIIMAMRLKEGGNVENIDDLAGLSQTKPVMAVVLTALMFSLAGVPPLAGFFGKYFVFLAAINAELYTLAIIGVLSSVVAAFYYLRIVKVMWFDEPTVEFSRVAVELRFVFGLSGLFAIGYLLFGGPLNTAAQSAAAALF; encoded by the coding sequence ATGACCTCGGAACTCCTACTTTCAAGTCTGAAGCTGATCATGCCGGAGCTGATCCTTTCGATCGGCGCCATGGTCCTGTTGATGATCGGCGCATTTGCCGGCCGCAAGAGCGGCCAGGTGATCGTCGGCCTCTCGGTCTTTCTTCTGATCGCGGCTTTCGTCGCTCTGTTCTGGGCGGGCTCGGGCACGGCCTTCAACGGCTCGCTCACCTTCAACGCCTTCACCCGCTTCATGCAGGTGCTGGTGCTGATTGGCGCGGCGCTGTCGATGATCCTGTCTGTCGGCCACGAGGAGCCGGAATATCTCGACCGTTTCGAGTTTCCGGTGCTGATGCTGCTGTCGACCACGGGCATGATGCTGATGGTTTCGGCCAACGACATGCTGGCCTTCTACATGGGGCTCGAGCTGATGTCGCTGCCGCTCTACGTGATCGCGGCGATCAACCGGGACAGCCTGCGCTCCACGGAAGCGGGCCTGAAATATTTCGTTCTCGGCTCGTTGTCGTCCGGCATGCTGCTCTACGGCATATCGCTGATCTATGGCTTTACCGGCAATATCGGTTTTGAGGCGATTGCCACCCAGATCTCGCTCGGCGAGACCGGTCTCGGCTTCATCTTCGGCATGGTGTTCGTGCTGGCCGGCATCACCTTCAAGATTTCGGCCGTTCCCTTCCATATGTGGACGCCGGACGTCTATGAGGGCGCGCCGACGCCGGTGACGGCCTTCTTCGCCTCCGCGCCGAAGGTTGCCGCCATGGCGATCATCATCCGCCTGCTGATCGATGCCTTTGGTCCGGCCATTGACCAGTGGCGCCAGGTCGTGGTCTTCATCGCCATCGCCTCGATGGTTCTCGGCGCGTTCGCGGCGATTGGCCAGCGCAACATCAAGCGGCTGATGGCCTATTCCTCGATCACCCATATGGGCTACGCGCTGGTCGGTCTTGCCGCCGGCACGGAAGTCGGCGTCAGCGGCGTTGCTATCTACATGGCGATCTACCTGTTCATGACGCTCGGCGCCTTCGCCATCATCATGGCGATGCGTTTGAAGGAAGGCGGCAATGTCGAGAACATCGACGATCTCGCCGGTCTTTCGCAGACCAAGCCGGTCATGGCCGTGGTGCTGACGGCGCTGATGTTCTCGCTTGCGGGCGTTCCGCCGCTGGCGGGCTTCTTCGGCAAGTATTTCGTGTTCCTGGCCGCGATCAACGCCGAGCTCTATACGCTGGCGATCATCGGCGTGCTTTCCTCCGTTGTGGCCGCGTTCTACTATCTGCGCATCGTCAAGGTCATGTGGTTCGATGAGCCGACCGTGGAGTTCTCCCGGGTTGCCGTGGAGCTGCGCTTCGTCTTCGGGCTGAGCGGTCTCTTTGCCATCGGCTATTTGCTGTTCGGCGGTCCGTTGAACACGGCCGCGCAGTCCGCCGCCGCGGCGCTGTTCTAG
- a CDS encoding MurR/RpiR family transcriptional regulator, with protein MTDGSRTVADIIAGRYGELTRSEKRLADTISENYPVSGLGSITTLAENADVSTPTVARMVQKLGFKGYAEFQARLHQELEATLSNPIAKHDRLARNVPDTHILNRFGEAAMDNMRRTLSQLDQETFGGAAALLSDLDRAVYFVGGRITGAIASYFYTHMQVIRPKTTLMSSNSGSWPQHMLNMAEGDVLVIFDIRRYEQDMATLARVASENGVEILLFTDQWASPVTKFARHTFRVHIEAPSAWDSSVVTLFVVEALIEAVQAKSWDKTRQRISQLEGLFEQSRLFRRPG; from the coding sequence TTGACCGACGGGTCCCGAACAGTCGCCGACATCATCGCCGGGCGCTACGGCGAACTCACGCGCTCGGAAAAACGCCTCGCCGACACGATCAGCGAAAACTACCCGGTCTCCGGCCTCGGCAGCATCACCACGCTTGCCGAAAACGCCGACGTGTCGACGCCGACGGTCGCGCGCATGGTGCAGAAGCTGGGCTTCAAGGGATATGCCGAGTTTCAGGCGCGCCTGCACCAGGAGTTGGAGGCCACGCTCTCCAATCCGATCGCCAAACACGACCGGCTGGCGCGCAATGTGCCGGACACGCATATCCTGAACCGTTTCGGCGAGGCGGCGATGGACAATATGCGGCGCACATTGTCACAGCTTGATCAGGAGACATTCGGCGGAGCGGCGGCCCTGCTCTCGGATCTCGACCGCGCCGTCTATTTCGTCGGCGGGCGCATCACCGGGGCAATCGCCAGCTATTTCTATACCCACATGCAGGTCATCCGGCCGAAGACGACGCTGATGTCGTCCAATTCCGGTTCATGGCCGCAGCACATGCTGAACATGGCGGAAGGCGATGTTCTGGTGATCTTCGACATCCGCCGCTACGAGCAGGACATGGCGACGCTGGCGCGCGTGGCAAGCGAGAACGGCGTCGAGATCCTTCTCTTCACCGACCAGTGGGCCTCGCCGGTGACGAAATTCGCCCGCCACACCTTCCGTGTCCATATCGAGGCGCCGTCCGCCTGGGACTCGTCCGTCGTGACCCTGTTTGTGGTGGAGGCGCTGATCGAGGCGGTGCAGGCGAAAAGCTGGGACAAGACCCGCCAGCGCATCAGCCAGCTGGAGGGTCTTTTCGAACAGAGCCGGCTGTTCAGGCGGCCGGGTTAG
- a CDS encoding NADH-quinone oxidoreductase subunit M yields MSDWPILTTVTFLPLIGVVLILFTRDDNETGLRNIRNVALLTTLFTFVVSLFIWVNYDPADPNFQMVEYHAWLGTGIAYHLGVDGISMLFILLTTVLMPLCILASWEAITYRVKAYMIAFLILETLIIGVFVSLDIVMFYIFFEAGLIPMYLIIGIWGHERRVYASLKFFLYTFAGSVFMLLSIMAMYWVTGTTSVPVLLEYDFPVNLQYWLFLGFFASFAVKMPMWPVHTWLPDAHVEAPTAASGVLAGVLLKLGGFGVLRYSMPMFPDASYYFAPFIFALSIIAIIYASLVALMQTDMKKLIAYSSVAHMGYVTMGMFSATTEGVEGSIFLMLSHGIVSGALFFCVGIVYDRMHTREIAAFGGLVNNMPKFAVAFMVFTMANVGLPGTSGFIGEFLTVVGVFQVNTWVAVFAATGVILSAAYALWLYRRVIFGALEKDSLKALLDLSTREKFVLYPLIILTIFFGVYPEPIFAAIHGPVAQIVQHYDAVLESTKNIALPVY; encoded by the coding sequence ATGAGCGACTGGCCAATTCTCACGACAGTCACCTTCCTGCCGCTCATCGGCGTGGTGCTGATCCTGTTCACCCGCGACGACAACGAGACGGGTCTGCGCAACATCCGCAATGTCGCGCTTCTGACCACGCTGTTCACCTTCGTGGTGTCGCTCTTCATCTGGGTCAATTACGACCCGGCGGACCCGAACTTCCAGATGGTCGAATATCACGCGTGGCTGGGGACCGGCATCGCCTACCATCTCGGCGTTGACGGCATCTCGATGCTGTTCATCCTGCTGACGACGGTGCTGATGCCGCTCTGCATCCTCGCCTCGTGGGAAGCCATCACCTACCGGGTGAAGGCCTACATGATCGCCTTCCTCATTCTGGAAACGCTGATCATCGGCGTCTTCGTCTCGCTTGACATCGTGATGTTCTACATCTTCTTCGAGGCGGGCCTCATCCCGATGTATCTGATCATCGGCATCTGGGGCCATGAGCGGCGCGTCTACGCCTCGCTGAAGTTCTTCCTCTACACCTTCGCCGGCTCGGTCTTCATGCTGTTGTCGATCATGGCGATGTACTGGGTGACGGGCACGACCAGCGTTCCGGTGCTGCTGGAATATGATTTCCCGGTGAACCTGCAATATTGGCTGTTCCTCGGCTTCTTCGCGTCCTTTGCGGTGAAGATGCCGATGTGGCCCGTGCACACCTGGCTGCCGGACGCCCACGTGGAGGCGCCGACGGCGGCCTCGGGCGTGCTGGCGGGCGTGCTGTTGAAACTCGGCGGCTTCGGCGTGTTGCGCTATTCGATGCCGATGTTCCCCGACGCATCCTATTACTTCGCGCCGTTCATCTTCGCGCTGTCGATCATCGCCATCATCTACGCCTCGCTCGTGGCGCTGATGCAGACCGACATGAAGAAGCTGATCGCCTATTCCTCGGTCGCGCACATGGGCTATGTGACCATGGGCATGTTCTCGGCCACCACCGAGGGCGTCGAGGGCTCGATCTTCCTGATGCTCTCGCACGGCATCGTCTCCGGCGCGCTGTTCTTCTGCGTCGGCATCGTCTATGACCGCATGCACACCCGCGAGATCGCGGCCTTCGGCGGGCTTGTGAACAACATGCCGAAATTCGCGGTCGCCTTCATGGTCTTCACCATGGCCAATGTCGGGCTTCCGGGCACGTCGGGCTTCATCGGCGAATTTCTGACGGTTGTCGGCGTCTTCCAGGTCAATACCTGGGTGGCCGTGTTCGCGGCGACGGGCGTCATCCTTTCGGCGGCCTATGCGCTCTGGCTTTACCGCCGCGTGATTTTCGGCGCACTGGAAAAGGACAGCCTCAAGGCGCTGCTCGATCTTTCCACGCGCGAGAAGTTCGTACTCTACCCGCTGATCATCCTGACGATCTTCTTCGGCGTCTATCCGGAACCGATCTTCGCGGCGATCCACGGGCCGGTAGCCCAGATCGTTCAACATTATGACGCTGTTCTGGAATCCACCAAGAACATCGCGCTGCCGGTATACTGA
- a CDS encoding ribonuclease J — protein MADNKNELVFLPLGGLGEIGMNLALYGYGPAEKREWIMVDCGVTFPGPDLPGVDLVLPDIEFVREQRGNLKAMIITHAHEDHYGAIATLWPGLNVPIYASPFTAGLLEAKREYESWMREIPVTIFKAGDTINVGPFTVEGVPVNHSIPEPMALSIRTPLGNIVHTGDWKIDHAPTLGPKTDEARFRAIGDDGVLALMCDSTNAMRDGVSPSEEEISASLRAVIENAEGRVALTTFSSNIGRIRSIAKAADEAGRQVLLLGSSLKRAVAVARDLGMMEGVKPFVDEDEFGYIPRDKVVAILTGSQGEPRAALAKLSRDEMRNVALAAGDLVVFSSRAIPGNEKAIQDIKNGLVEQGVHILTDNEALVHVSGHPRRNELKQMYEWIRPEILVPVHGEAAHLIAQKELAEQSGISQVPRVRNGDVLRLAPGPAEVIGKVEAGRVFKDGKLIGDFDEMGIGERRKLSFVGHVAVNVVLNSKFDFAGDPDVVPIGLPGFDDEDERMEDVLFDAVLGAVESIPRSRRKDLGMVKEAIRRSVRAAANECWGKKPVVTVFVNKIG, from the coding sequence ATGGCGGACAATAAAAACGAACTGGTTTTCCTGCCCCTCGGCGGGCTCGGCGAAATCGGTATGAACCTGGCCCTTTACGGCTACGGTCCCGCGGAAAAACGCGAATGGATCATGGTCGATTGCGGCGTGACCTTTCCCGGGCCCGATCTGCCCGGGGTCGATCTCGTGTTGCCCGATATCGAATTCGTGCGCGAACAGCGCGGCAACCTCAAAGCCATGATCATCACGCATGCGCATGAGGATCACTACGGCGCGATTGCGACGCTGTGGCCGGGACTGAACGTGCCGATCTACGCTTCGCCTTTCACCGCGGGCCTGCTGGAGGCCAAGCGCGAATATGAAAGCTGGATGCGCGAAATTCCGGTGACCATCTTCAAGGCCGGCGACACCATCAATGTCGGGCCGTTCACGGTGGAGGGCGTGCCCGTCAACCACTCGATCCCGGAACCGATGGCGCTTTCGATCCGCACGCCGCTCGGGAATATCGTCCATACCGGCGACTGGAAGATTGACCATGCGCCGACGCTCGGCCCCAAGACCGACGAAGCCCGGTTCCGTGCCATCGGCGACGATGGCGTTCTGGCGCTGATGTGCGATTCCACCAACGCCATGCGCGACGGTGTGTCGCCCTCCGAAGAGGAGATTTCGGCAAGCCTCAGGGCGGTCATCGAAAACGCGGAAGGCCGCGTCGCGCTGACCACGTTTTCTTCCAATATCGGCCGCATCCGCTCGATCGCCAAGGCCGCCGACGAGGCGGGTCGCCAGGTGCTGCTGCTTGGCTCCTCGTTGAAGCGCGCGGTCGCCGTCGCCCGTGATCTCGGCATGATGGAGGGCGTGAAGCCGTTCGTCGACGAGGATGAGTTCGGCTATATCCCGCGCGACAAGGTGGTCGCGATCCTGACCGGTTCGCAAGGCGAGCCGCGCGCCGCCCTTGCCAAGCTTTCACGCGACGAGATGCGCAATGTGGCGCTTGCCGCCGGCGATCTCGTGGTGTTTTCCTCGCGCGCCATTCCCGGCAACGAAAAGGCGATCCAGGATATCAAGAACGGACTGGTGGAGCAGGGCGTTCATATCCTGACCGACAACGAGGCTCTGGTGCATGTCTCCGGCCATCCGCGCCGCAACGAGCTGAAACAGATGTATGAATGGATCAGGCCCGAAATTCTCGTGCCTGTTCACGGCGAGGCAGCCCATCTGATCGCCCAGAAGGAACTCGCCGAACAGAGCGGCATTTCCCAGGTTCCGCGCGTCAGGAATGGCGATGTTCTGCGCCTTGCCCCGGGCCCCGCGGAGGTGATCGGCAAGGTCGAGGCGGGCCGCGTGTTCAAGGACGGCAAGCTGATCGGAGACTTTGACGAGATGGGCATCGGTGAGCGTCGCAAGCTCTCCTTCGTCGGTCATGTCGCGGTCAATGTGGTCTTGAACAGCAAGTTCGATTTCGCCGGTGATCCGGACGTGGTGCCGATCGGCCTTCCGGGCTTCGATGACGAGGACGAGCGGATGGAGGACGTGCTGTTCGATGCCGTGCTCGGCGCCGTCGAAAGCATTCCGCGCTCGCGCCGCAAGGATCTCGGCATGGTCAAGGAGGCCATCCGCCGCTCCGTCCGCGCTGCCGCCAACGAGTGCTGGGGCAAGAAGCCGGTGGTGACGGTGTTTGTGAACAAGATCGGGTGA
- a CDS encoding NADH-quinone oxidoreductase subunit J, translating to MGLQALFFYIFAFIAVASAFMVISARNPVHSVLFLIVVFVNAAALFILAGAEYLGLLLLVVYVGAVAVLFLFVVMMLDIDFTALRSGILRYAPVGALIGVVLLAELIIVVGGTFISPEIASNTAMPMPPLSERSSVQAIGDVIYTHYAYFFQVAGLILLVAMIGAIVLTLKHRTDVKRQNIGRQVARTPETAHEVVKVKPGQGL from the coding sequence ATGGGTCTCCAGGCTCTTTTTTTCTATATTTTCGCGTTTATCGCCGTGGCCTCGGCGTTCATGGTCATTTCCGCGCGGAACCCGGTCCATTCGGTCCTGTTCCTGATCGTGGTGTTCGTGAACGCCGCTGCGCTGTTCATTCTGGCCGGCGCGGAATATCTCGGCCTGTTGCTGCTCGTCGTCTATGTCGGCGCGGTCGCGGTGCTGTTCCTGTTCGTGGTGATGATGCTGGACATCGACTTCACCGCGCTCAGGTCCGGCATTCTGCGCTATGCGCCGGTGGGCGCGCTGATCGGCGTCGTGCTTCTGGCCGAGCTGATCATCGTTGTCGGCGGGACCTTCATTTCCCCCGAGATCGCCTCCAACACCGCCATGCCGATGCCGCCGCTTTCGGAACGGTCCAGCGTGCAGGCGATCGGCGATGTGATCTACACGCACTATGCCTATTTCTTCCAGGTGGCGGGCCTCATCCTGCTGGTGGCCATGATCGGCGCGATCGTGCTCACGCTCAAGCACCGCACGGACGTCAAGCGCCAGAACATCGGCAGGCAGGTGGCGCGCACGCCGGAAACGGCGCACGAGGTCGTCAAGGTCAAGCCTGGCCAGGGCCTATAA
- the nuoH gene encoding NADH-quinone oxidoreductase subunit NuoH yields the protein MDSFVSTYLWPGLIMVGQSLLLLVLLLVGIAFILLADRKIWAAVQMRRGPNVVGPFGLFQSFADLFKFVLKEPIIPASADKVVFLLAPLISVTLALATWAVMPVADGWVIANINIGILYIFAISSLEVYGVIMGGWASNSKYAFLGSLRSAAQMVSYEVSIGLVIVTVLLTVGSLNLSDIVFAQQTGLGTMLGLPNSFLDWNWLALFPMFIVFFISALAETNRPPFDLPEAESELVAGFMVEYGSTPYMMFMLGEYAAIVLMCALTTTLFLGGWLPIIDVAVLNWVPGVIWFLIKVCLCFFMFGMVKAFVPRYRYDQLMRLGWKVFLPLSLAMVVVVAFVVKLTGWVG from the coding sequence ATGGATTCTTTTGTCTCAACCTATCTCTGGCCCGGGCTGATCATGGTCGGTCAGTCGCTGCTTTTGCTGGTCCTTCTGCTTGTCGGTATCGCCTTCATCCTGCTGGCCGACCGCAAGATCTGGGCTGCCGTGCAGATGCGTCGCGGCCCGAATGTGGTGGGTCCCTTCGGCCTGTTCCAGTCCTTTGCCGACCTGTTCAAGTTCGTGCTGAAGGAGCCGATCATTCCGGCGAGCGCCGACAAGGTCGTGTTCCTGCTGGCGCCGCTGATCTCGGTGACGCTGGCGCTCGCCACCTGGGCGGTGATGCCGGTTGCGGACGGATGGGTGATCGCCAATATCAATATCGGCATCCTCTACATCTTCGCCATTTCCTCGCTTGAGGTCTACGGCGTGATCATGGGCGGCTGGGCGTCGAACTCGAAATACGCCTTCCTCGGCTCGCTGCGTTCGGCGGCGCAGATGGTGTCCTACGAAGTCTCGATCGGCCTCGTCATCGTCACCGTTCTTTTGACGGTCGGCTCGCTGAACCTTTCGGACATCGTCTTTGCCCAGCAGACAGGTCTTGGCACCATGCTCGGCCTGCCGAACTCGTTCCTTGACTGGAACTGGCTGGCGCTGTTCCCGATGTTCATCGTCTTCTTCATCTCCGCCCTTGCCGAAACCAACCGTCCGCCTTTCGATCTTCCCGAAGCCGAATCGGAGCTGGTTGCGGGCTTCATGGTGGAATACGGCTCGACCCCGTACATGATGTTCATGCTCGGCGAATATGCGGCCATCGTCTTGATGTGCGCGCTGACGACGACGCTGTTCCTCGGCGGCTGGCTGCCGATCATCGATGTCGCGGTGCTGAACTGGGTGCCCGGCGTCATCTGGTTCCTGATCAAGGTTTGCCTCTGCTTCTTCATGTTCGGCATGGTGAAGGCATTCGTTCCGCGCTACCGCTACGATCAGCTGATGCGTCTCGGCTGGAAGGTCTTCCTTCCGCTGTCGCTCGCCATGGTCGTCGTCGTCGCCTTCGTTGTTAAACTGACCGGCTGGGTGGGCTGA
- the nuoI gene encoding NADH-quinone oxidoreductase subunit NuoI — translation MGSVAQAFNAVFLKEFVGAFFLTMRYFFAQKSTVNYPFEKGPVSPRFRGEHALRRYPNGEERCIACKLCEAICPAQAITIEAGPRRNDGTRRTVRYDIDMVKCIYCGFCQEACPVDAIVEGPNFEFATETREELYYDKERLLANGDRWEREIGQNIAMDAPYR, via the coding sequence ATGGGTTCTGTTGCTCAGGCTTTCAATGCCGTCTTCCTGAAGGAGTTCGTCGGAGCGTTCTTTCTGACGATGCGCTACTTCTTCGCCCAGAAGTCGACGGTCAATTATCCCTTTGAAAAGGGACCGGTGAGCCCGCGCTTTCGCGGCGAGCATGCGCTGCGCCGTTATCCCAACGGCGAGGAACGCTGCATCGCCTGCAAGCTGTGCGAGGCGATCTGTCCCGCGCAGGCGATCACCATCGAGGCCGGTCCGCGCCGCAATGACGGCACGCGCCGCACGGTGCGCTACGACATCGATATGGTGAAGTGCATCTATTGCGGCTTCTGCCAGGAGGCATGTCCGGTCGATGCCATCGTCGAGGGGCCGAATTTCGAGTTCGCCACCGAGACGCGCGAGGAACTCTATTACGACAAGGAACGCCTGCTCGCCAACGGCGACCGGTGGGAGCGCGAAATCGGGCAGAATATCGCGATGGACGCGCCCTATCGCTGA
- the nuoK gene encoding NADH-quinone oxidoreductase subunit NuoK → MEIGLSHYLTVSAILFTIGVFGIFLNRKNVIIILMSIELILLSVNLNMVAFSAFLNDLVGQVFALFILTVAAAEAAIGLAILVVFYRNRGSIAVEDVNMMKG, encoded by the coding sequence ATGGAAATCGGACTTTCCCACTACCTGACGGTCAGTGCCATACTTTTCACGATCGGCGTCTTCGGCATCTTCCTGAACCGGAAGAACGTCATCATCATTCTCATGTCCATCGAGCTGATCCTGCTTTCGGTCAATCTCAACATGGTCGCCTTCTCCGCCTTCCTGAACGATCTGGTCGGCCAGGTCTTCGCGCTCTTCATCCTCACGGTGGCGGCGGCGGAAGCGGCGATCGGACTGGCGATCCTCGTTGTGTTCTATCGCAACCGCGGCTCGATTGCGGTCGAAGACGTCAATATGATGAAGGGCTGA
- the nuoL gene encoding NADH-quinone oxidoreductase subunit L: MIYKLIIFLPLLGFLIAGLFGNRIGAKATEWVTIAFMAVAAVLSWYVFISVGFLSHAEDLVIQVPVMQWISSGDIDVAWSLRIDTLTAVMLVVVNTVSCLVHLYSVGYMHDDPHRPRFFAYLSLFTFAMLSLVTSDNLLQMFFGWEGVGLASYLLIGFWYKKPSACAAAMKAFIVNRVGDFGFLLGIAGLFFLAHTINFDPIFAAAERIADDHAVAVAAGEQVPVLHFLGMDLTLMHAITAICLLLFMGAMGKSAQFLLHTWLPDAMEGPTPVSALIHAATMVTAGVFLVARMSPLFELSPSALTFVTLIGSITALFAATIGLVQNDIKRVIAYSTCSQLGYMFAALGAGAYGAAVFHLFTHAFFKALLFLCAGSVIHAVSGDQDMRRMGGLRKHIPITFWGMIFGTLAITGVGIPGTVIGAAGYFSKDAIIEAAFVSASPLAMFSFWSLVIAAVLTAFYSWRLIFMTFFGKPRASSDVMHHVHESPWVMLIPLVVLSVGALFAGVVFAEFFYGHHYAEFWKGALFTGPHNEVLEEHHHVALWVKLSPFFAMLIGTAAAIYMYLIKPSSAKATAKAFPRIYAFLLNKWYFDELYDFLFVRPAKKLGHFLWQKGDVGVIDRFGPNGIAALVVDVTNRVVKLQSGYVYHYAFAMLIGLAALVTWMMLGGAL; this comes from the coding sequence ATGATCTACAAACTCATCATTTTCCTGCCGTTGCTCGGCTTCCTCATCGCGGGCCTCTTCGGAAACCGGATCGGCGCCAAGGCCACCGAATGGGTGACTATCGCCTTCATGGCGGTGGCGGCGGTCCTGTCCTGGTACGTCTTCATCTCGGTCGGCTTCCTCAGCCATGCCGAGGACCTGGTGATCCAGGTGCCGGTGATGCAGTGGATCTCTTCCGGCGACATCGACGTCGCCTGGTCGCTCAGGATCGATACGCTGACGGCGGTCATGCTGGTCGTGGTCAACACGGTCTCCTGTCTCGTCCACCTCTATTCGGTGGGCTACATGCATGACGATCCGCATCGGCCACGCTTCTTCGCCTATCTGTCGCTCTTCACCTTCGCCATGCTGTCGCTGGTGACGTCCGACAACCTGTTGCAGATGTTCTTCGGCTGGGAAGGCGTCGGTCTCGCCTCCTATCTGCTGATCGGCTTCTGGTACAAGAAGCCGTCGGCCTGCGCCGCGGCCATGAAGGCCTTTATCGTCAACCGGGTCGGCGATTTCGGCTTCCTGCTCGGCATTGCCGGCCTTTTCTTCCTCGCGCACACGATCAATTTCGATCCGATCTTTGCCGCCGCCGAGCGTATCGCCGATGATCACGCGGTCGCGGTCGCCGCCGGCGAACAGGTTCCGGTGCTGCACTTCCTCGGCATGGACCTCACCCTGATGCATGCGATCACCGCGATCTGCCTGCTGCTGTTCATGGGCGCGATGGGCAAGTCGGCGCAGTTCCTGCTGCACACCTGGCTGCCGGACGCCATGGAAGGCCCGACCCCGGTTTCGGCCCTTATCCACGCCGCGACCATGGTGACGGCGGGCGTCTTCCTGGTGGCGCGCATGTCGCCTCTGTTCGAACTGTCGCCGTCGGCGCTGACCTTCGTCACGCTGATCGGTTCGATCACCGCGCTCTTTGCGGCGACCATCGGTCTCGTTCAGAACGACATCAAGCGCGTGATCGCCTATTCGACCTGTTCGCAGCTCGGCTACATGTTTGCAGCACTCGGGGCAGGGGCCTACGGCGCGGCGGTCTTCCACCTCTTCACCCATGCCTTCTTCAAGGCGCTCCTGTTCCTGTGCGCCGGTTCGGTCATCCATGCCGTTTCCGGCGATCAGGACATGCGCCGCATGGGCGGCCTCAGGAAGCATATCCCGATCACCTTCTGGGGCATGATCTTCGGCACGCTCGCCATCACCGGCGTCGGCATTCCCGGCACGGTCATCGGCGCTGCCGGTTACTTCTCCAAGGATGCGATCATCGAGGCGGCCTTTGTTTCGGCAAGCCCGCTGGCGATGTTCTCCTTCTGGTCGCTGGTGATCGCCGCGGTGCTGACGGCCTTCTACTCCTGGCGCCTGATCTTCATGACCTTCTTCGGCAAGCCGCGCGCGTCCTCCGATGTCATGCATCACGTGCATGAATCGCCCTGGGTCATGCTGATCCCGCTCGTCGTCCTGTCGGTCGGCGCCCTGTTTGCCGGCGTGGTCTTCGCCGAGTTCTTCTACGGCCATCACTATGCCGAGTTCTGGAAGGGCGCGCTGTTCACCGGGCCGCATAACGAGGTGCTTGAAGAGCACCACCACGTCGCGCTCTGGGTCAAGCTCTCGCCCTTCTTCGCCATGCTGATCGGTACCGCTGCCGCGATCTACATGTATCTGATCAAGCCCTCGTCGGCGAAAGCGACGGCAAAAGCCTTCCCGCGGATCTACGCATTCCTGCTCAACAAGTGGTATTTCGATGAACTGTACGACTTCCTGTTTGTCCGTCCCGCCAAGAAGCTCGGGCACTTCCTGTGGCAGAAGGGGGATGTGGGCGTGATCGACCGGTTCGGACCGAACGGCATCGCGGCGCTGGTCGTCGATGTCACCAACCGCGTGGTCAAGCTGCAGTCCGGTTATGTTTACCACTATGCGTTTGCAATGCTGATCGGCCTCGCCGCCCTTGTAACGTGGATGATGCTCGGAGGGGCGCTGTAA
- a CDS encoding biotin--[acetyl-CoA-carboxylase] ligase produces MAGGNPAAAYRHEALGSVASTNLSAMERAEAGDPGLLWITADEQTGGRARRGRNWISERGNLYASLLLVDPAPLAAVSSLPLVAAVAVHGAISSMMAGHGSEVAIKWPNDVLIDRKKVCGILLEARKLADGRFAVVIGIGINVGFSPEGTPYPVARLADYVAGADSDVLFAHLFEIMADELSIWDGGRGLGRTVSRWRAAACGINERITINLAREQVSGLFAGIDDAGMLKLETEEGTRTFAAGDVFFDNNKNG; encoded by the coding sequence ATGGCGGGGGGAAACCCCGCCGCGGCCTATCGGCATGAGGCGCTTGGTTCAGTCGCCTCGACCAATCTTTCCGCGATGGAGCGGGCCGAGGCCGGTGACCCCGGCCTTCTCTGGATCACGGCGGACGAGCAGACAGGCGGACGGGCACGACGCGGCCGCAACTGGATTTCTGAGCGAGGCAATCTTTATGCCTCGCTTCTGCTTGTTGATCCGGCCCCTCTTGCTGCTGTCTCATCGCTTCCGCTGGTCGCGGCCGTCGCCGTCCATGGCGCGATCAGCAGCATGATGGCCGGTCATGGCAGCGAGGTCGCGATCAAATGGCCGAATGACGTGCTGATCGACCGGAAGAAGGTTTGCGGCATTCTGCTGGAAGCGCGCAAACTGGCCGACGGCCGTTTCGCGGTTGTCATCGGTATCGGGATCAATGTTGGATTTTCGCCGGAAGGGACCCCATATCCGGTGGCAAGACTGGCCGATTATGTCGCCGGCGCCGATTCTGACGTTCTGTTTGCCCATCTGTTCGAGATCATGGCGGATGAGCTTTCGATCTGGGATGGCGGGCGTGGCCTCGGCCGGACCGTTTCCCGCTGGCGCGCTGCCGCTTGCGGCATCAACGAACGGATCACCATCAATCTGGCCCGCGAGCAGGTCTCCGGGCTTTTTGCCGGCATCGATGACGCCGGCATGCTGAAACTTGAAACGGAAGAGGGCACGCGCACCTTTGCTGCTGGCGATGTCTTCTTCGATAACAATAAGAACGGATAA